A window from Streptomyces sp. NBC_00271 encodes these proteins:
- a CDS encoding sugar ABC transporter permease, with translation MSIDKTSETPEDHVVENPEAAAAAVTAVDPRLLVREQGFAGYASEFKRKMKAGDLGSIPVVLGLVIIWIIFQSLNSNFLTAGNLSDISVAMVGTGMIAVGIVFVLLLGEIDLSVGSVSGVAGAAFAVLNVTHGMNEYLAFVLAILTGTVAGAIHGFVFARIGVPAFAVTLAGLLFWNGFMLQILGSNGTINLDSNGLVAKLTSYYFTDVAAAYVLAIGVTAVFFLSSFYGNKRREAAGVPSRPLSETILRTALLAIVAFAVAITYNQYKGLPLAVVIFIAVLLITDFVLRRTAYGRKIFALGGSVEASRRAGINVEMVRISVFAISGTFAAIGGLFIASKIASANQGAGAGDLLMNAIAAAVIGGTSLFGGRGRTWNALLGVLVIVSIQYGLALQGIASPIQYMITGGVLLATVVIDAVTRKTQKTAGRA, from the coding sequence GTGAGCATCGACAAGACCTCTGAGACCCCCGAGGACCACGTCGTGGAGAACCCCGAGGCGGCCGCCGCGGCGGTCACCGCGGTCGACCCCCGGCTCCTCGTGCGCGAGCAGGGCTTCGCGGGCTACGCCTCCGAGTTCAAGCGCAAGATGAAGGCCGGTGACCTGGGCTCCATCCCGGTCGTCCTCGGCCTGGTCATCATCTGGATCATCTTCCAGAGCCTGAACTCCAACTTCCTCACCGCGGGCAACCTGTCCGACATCTCCGTCGCCATGGTCGGCACGGGCATGATCGCCGTCGGTATCGTCTTCGTGCTGCTGCTCGGTGAGATCGACCTGTCGGTCGGTTCGGTCTCCGGTGTCGCGGGCGCCGCGTTCGCGGTGCTGAACGTCACGCACGGCATGAACGAGTATCTGGCCTTCGTGCTGGCCATTCTCACGGGCACGGTCGCGGGCGCGATCCACGGCTTCGTGTTCGCGCGCATCGGTGTGCCGGCCTTCGCCGTCACCCTGGCGGGTCTGCTGTTCTGGAACGGCTTCATGCTCCAGATCCTGGGCAGCAACGGCACCATCAACCTGGACAGCAACGGCCTCGTCGCCAAGCTGACCAGCTACTACTTCACCGATGTCGCCGCCGCCTACGTGCTCGCCATCGGCGTCACCGCCGTGTTCTTCCTCAGCTCCTTCTACGGCAACAAGCGCCGCGAGGCCGCGGGTGTGCCGTCCCGGCCGCTGAGCGAGACCATCCTGCGCACCGCGCTGCTGGCGATCGTCGCCTTCGCCGTGGCGATCACCTACAACCAGTACAAGGGCCTTCCGCTGGCCGTGGTGATCTTCATCGCGGTGCTGCTGATCACGGACTTCGTGCTGCGCCGGACCGCGTACGGCCGGAAGATCTTCGCGCTCGGTGGCAGCGTCGAGGCCTCCCGGCGTGCCGGTATCAACGTGGAGATGGTCCGGATCTCGGTCTTCGCGATCTCCGGTACGTTCGCCGCCATCGGTGGTCTGTTCATCGCCTCGAAGATCGCCTCCGCCAACCAGGGCGCGGGCGCGGGTGACCTCCTGATGAACGCGATCGCCGCGGCGGTCATCGGTGGCACCAGCCTCTTCGGTGGTCGCGGTCGTACGTGGAACGCGCTGCTGGGCGTGCTGGTGATCGTGTCCATCCAGTACGGTCTGGCGCTGCAGGGCATTGCGTCGCCGATCCAGTACATGATCACCGGTGGTGTGCTTCTCGCCACGGTCGTCATCGACGCCGTCACCCGCAAGACGCAGAAGACGGCCGGTCGCGCGTAG
- the dxs gene encoding 1-deoxy-D-xylulose-5-phosphate synthase: MPLLTRIRGPRDLDRLSLEQLDQLAGEIRTFLVDAVSKTGGHLGPNLGVVELTIALHRVFESPKDRVLWDTGHQSYVHKLLTGRQDFSKLKMKGGLSGYPSQAESEHDVIENSHASTVLGWADGLAKANEVLDKDDHVVAVIGDGALTGGMAWEALNNIADAKDRHLVIVVNDNERSYAPTIGGLANHLATLRTTDGYERFLARGKDLLERTPVVGRPLYETLHGAKKGLKDFIAPQGMFEDLGLKYVGPIDGHDIEALESALARAKRFGGPVIVHCLTEKGRGYQPALQDEADRFHAVGKIHPDTGLPIASSGADWTSVFGEEMVKLGQERKDVVAITAAMLQPVGLDKFAKVFPKRVYDVGIAEQHGAVSAAGLATGGLHPVFAVYATFLNRAFDQVLMDVALHKCGVTFVLDRAGVTGTDGASHNGMWDMSILQVVPGLRLAAPRDADQVRAQLREAVDVTDAPTVVRFSKGAVGPAVPAVGRIGGMDVLREPGTDAPDVLLVSVGALAPMCLEIAGLLDQQGISTTVVDPRWVKPVDEAMAPLAEQHRVVVTVEDNSRVGGVGSTIAQALRDAGVDVPLRDFGIPPRFLDHASRAEVMAEIGLTAPDIARQVTGLVSKLDGRFPGAAAQAVDSVEPARD; encoded by the coding sequence GTGCCGCTGCTGACCCGCATCAGGGGACCGCGCGATCTGGACCGGCTCAGCCTGGAGCAGCTGGACCAGCTGGCCGGCGAGATCAGGACCTTTCTCGTCGACGCGGTCTCCAAGACAGGCGGCCACCTCGGCCCCAATCTCGGTGTCGTGGAGCTCACCATCGCCCTGCACCGCGTCTTCGAGTCGCCGAAGGACAGGGTGCTGTGGGACACCGGTCACCAGTCCTACGTCCACAAGCTGCTCACCGGCCGTCAGGACTTCTCGAAGCTGAAGATGAAGGGCGGCCTGTCCGGCTATCCCTCGCAGGCCGAGTCCGAGCACGACGTGATCGAGAACTCGCACGCCTCCACGGTCCTCGGCTGGGCCGACGGTCTGGCGAAGGCCAACGAGGTGCTCGACAAGGACGACCACGTGGTCGCCGTCATCGGTGACGGCGCTCTCACCGGCGGCATGGCGTGGGAGGCGCTCAACAACATCGCGGACGCCAAGGACCGCCACCTGGTCATCGTCGTCAACGACAACGAGCGTTCGTACGCCCCCACGATCGGCGGCCTCGCGAACCACCTGGCGACCCTGCGCACCACGGACGGCTACGAGCGCTTCCTCGCCCGGGGGAAGGACCTCCTGGAGCGCACGCCGGTCGTCGGCAGGCCGCTCTACGAGACCCTGCACGGCGCGAAGAAGGGGCTCAAGGACTTCATCGCCCCGCAGGGCATGTTCGAGGACCTGGGCCTGAAGTACGTCGGCCCGATCGACGGCCACGACATCGAGGCCCTGGAGTCGGCGCTGGCCCGCGCCAAGCGCTTCGGCGGCCCGGTCATCGTGCACTGCCTCACCGAGAAGGGCCGCGGCTACCAGCCCGCCCTGCAGGACGAGGCGGACCGCTTCCACGCCGTCGGCAAGATCCACCCCGACACGGGCCTGCCGATCGCCTCCTCCGGCGCCGACTGGACCTCCGTCTTCGGCGAGGAGATGGTCAAGCTCGGCCAGGAGCGCAAGGACGTGGTCGCCATCACGGCCGCGATGCTCCAGCCGGTCGGCCTCGACAAGTTCGCCAAGGTCTTCCCCAAACGGGTGTACGACGTCGGCATCGCGGAGCAGCATGGCGCCGTGTCCGCGGCGGGCCTGGCGACCGGCGGACTGCACCCCGTCTTCGCGGTCTACGCGACCTTCCTCAACCGCGCCTTCGACCAGGTCCTGATGGACGTGGCCCTGCACAAGTGCGGCGTGACGTTCGTGCTGGACCGCGCGGGTGTCACCGGTACGGACGGCGCCTCGCACAACGGCATGTGGGACATGTCGATCCTTCAGGTCGTGCCGGGTCTCAGGCTCGCCGCGCCGCGTGACGCCGACCAGGTCCGCGCCCAGCTGCGCGAGGCCGTCGACGTGACCGACGCGCCGACCGTGGTCCGCTTCTCCAAGGGCGCGGTCGGTCCGGCGGTGCCCGCGGTGGGTCGGATCGGCGGCATGGACGTGCTGCGTGAGCCGGGCACCGACGCGCCCGACGTGCTCCTCGTCTCCGTCGGCGCCCTCGCGCCGATGTGCCTGGAGATCGCCGGCCTCCTCGACCAGCAGGGCATCTCCACGACCGTCGTCGACCCGCGCTGGGTCAAGCCGGTCGACGAGGCCATGGCCCCGCTCGCCGAGCAGCACCGCGTGGTCGTCACCGTCGAGGACAACTCCCGGGTGGGCGGCGTGGGCTCGACGATCGCGCAGGCCCTGCGCGACGCGGGCGTCGACGTCCCGCTGCGCGACTTCGGCATCCCGCCGCGCTTCCTCGACCACGCCTCGCGCGCCGAGGTCATGGCGGAGATCGGCCTGACCGCACCCGACATCGCCCGTCAGGTCACCGGTCTCGTCTCCAAGCTCGACGGCCGCTTCCCGGGGGCCGCCGCGCAGGCGGTGGACTCGGTGGAGCCCGCCCGCGACTGA
- a CDS encoding amino acid permease, which yields MSSTLFRTKKVEQSILDTEEPEHALKKSLSALDLTVFGVGVIIGTGIFVLTGKVAKENAGPAVSLAFVVAGVVCALAALCYAEFASTVPVAGSAYTFAYASLGELPAWIIGWDLVLEFALGTAVVAVGWSGYVRSLLDNAGWHLPDYLSGREGSSGFGFDILAAALVLVLTAILVIGVKLSARVTTVVVAIKVTVVLIVIIAGAFFIVGDNYTPFIPKVQAQEAGSSLNAPLVQLMFGYTPTNFGVMGIFTAASVVFFAFIGFDVVATAAEETKNPQRDMPRGIMGSLFICTALYVAVSIVVTGMQRYDRLSIDAPLADAFKATGHPWYAGVISFGAAVGLTTVCMILLLGQTRVFFAMSRDGLLPRFFSRVHPRFRTPHRPTILLGVIIAILAGFTSLSELAELVNIGTLFAFVVVAIGVVILRHTRPDLPRSFRTPLVPLVPIVSVLASLWLMLNLPAETWLRFAVWMVIGFGVYFLYGRSHSRLGRHGETTEAAVHPPRPNTQ from the coding sequence GTGAGCAGCACCCTCTTCAGGACTAAGAAGGTCGAACAATCGATCTTGGACACTGAGGAGCCGGAGCACGCACTCAAGAAGTCGCTGTCGGCTCTGGATCTCACCGTCTTCGGCGTCGGTGTCATCATCGGAACCGGCATCTTCGTCCTCACCGGCAAGGTCGCCAAGGAGAACGCGGGCCCCGCGGTCTCGCTGGCGTTCGTCGTCGCGGGTGTCGTCTGCGCCCTGGCGGCGCTGTGCTACGCGGAGTTCGCCTCCACGGTCCCGGTGGCGGGGTCCGCATACACGTTCGCGTACGCCTCGCTCGGTGAGCTGCCCGCCTGGATCATCGGCTGGGACCTGGTGCTGGAGTTCGCGCTCGGCACGGCGGTGGTGGCCGTCGGTTGGTCGGGGTACGTGCGCTCGCTCCTGGACAACGCGGGCTGGCATCTGCCGGACTATCTCAGCGGGCGCGAGGGGTCCTCCGGGTTCGGCTTCGACATCCTCGCCGCCGCGCTGGTGCTGGTGCTCACGGCGATCCTGGTCATCGGCGTGAAGCTCTCCGCCCGCGTCACCACGGTCGTCGTCGCCATCAAGGTCACCGTCGTGCTGATCGTGATCATCGCGGGCGCCTTCTTCATCGTGGGCGACAACTACACGCCCTTCATCCCCAAGGTGCAGGCCCAGGAGGCGGGCAGCAGTCTCAATGCCCCGCTCGTCCAGCTCATGTTCGGCTACACACCCACCAACTTCGGCGTGATGGGCATCTTCACCGCCGCCTCCGTCGTCTTCTTCGCCTTCATCGGCTTCGACGTGGTGGCGACGGCCGCCGAGGAGACCAAGAACCCGCAGCGGGACATGCCGCGCGGCATCATGGGCTCGCTCTTCATCTGCACCGCTCTCTACGTGGCCGTGTCGATCGTCGTCACCGGCATGCAGAGGTACGACCGGCTGTCCATCGACGCCCCGCTCGCCGACGCCTTCAAGGCGACCGGGCACCCCTGGTACGCGGGCGTCATCAGCTTCGGCGCCGCCGTCGGTCTGACCACGGTCTGCATGATCCTGCTGCTCGGCCAGACCCGGGTCTTCTTCGCGATGAGCCGCGACGGACTGCTGCCGCGGTTCTTCTCCCGGGTCCACCCCAGGTTCCGCACCCCGCACCGGCCGACCATCCTGCTCGGCGTGATCATCGCGATCCTGGCGGGCTTCACCAGCCTCAGCGAACTGGCCGAACTGGTCAACATCGGTACGCTCTTCGCCTTCGTCGTCGTCGCGATCGGCGTCGTCATCCTCCGCCACACCCGCCCCGACCTGCCCCGCTCCTTCCGCACCCCGCTCGTCCCGCTCGTCCCGATCGTCTCCGTCCTCGCCTCGCTCTGGCTGATGCTCAACCTGCCGGCCGAGACCTGGCTGCGGTTCGCGGTCTGGATGGTGATCGGCTTCGGCGTCTACTTCCTGTACGGCCGCTCGCACAGCCGTCTCGGGCGGCACGGGGAGACGACCGAGGCCGCGGTGCACCCGCCGCGCCCCAACACCCAGTGA
- a CDS encoding ArnT family glycosyltransferase, which translates to MLAGLLETPRSAAASRMSGPGYWRRLLPVLGVLVCLTRAPSFVRPLWNPDEGYLAVQARILAGGGELYETVVDRKPPLVPWLYEAAFAVFGSGSLTSVRVLAIVAQLSTAVLLASLARRRWGDPAGRTAGVLYVLVSIGLNPEDAQAATFEVFILPCTTAAMWCADRCRWGAAGVAVACSFLTKQTGGVVLVPVLWMLWRQETAPRRGLLWLGVGAVAPVLGAALLTTPAGFLFWTATGSGAYISFRGSELHVLSRGLTNTGILAAACAGLIPPILRALRVARTGAAELWLWLGSSAVAVLVGFHFFGHYYLQLIPAVALLATAALQILPRDRLVTAVCASVGCCALFLAWGLLAPRPELGHAQRLAAALDHRTDPGDRVLVWGIHPETYWLANRTPASRYLTAGLLTNYSGGRDGPQVGEKYAVEGAWPVFRAELTAHPPALVVDDSRGKPYAPDRVSSLRRLLAAGYEEAGTVDGAVLYARAGRPD; encoded by the coding sequence ATGCTCGCCGGGCTCCTGGAAACACCACGCTCCGCAGCCGCGTCACGGATGTCGGGCCCCGGCTACTGGAGACGGCTGCTGCCCGTCCTCGGGGTGCTGGTCTGTCTCACCCGGGCCCCCTCCTTCGTACGGCCGCTGTGGAATCCCGACGAGGGCTATCTCGCCGTACAGGCGCGGATACTGGCGGGTGGGGGAGAGCTGTACGAGACCGTCGTGGACCGCAAACCGCCGCTCGTGCCGTGGCTGTACGAGGCGGCGTTCGCGGTGTTCGGCTCCGGTTCGCTCACGTCCGTGCGCGTCCTCGCGATCGTGGCCCAGCTGTCGACCGCCGTGCTGCTGGCCTCGCTGGCCCGGCGTCGCTGGGGCGATCCGGCCGGGCGTACGGCCGGGGTGCTGTACGTGCTGGTCTCGATCGGGCTCAACCCCGAGGACGCGCAGGCGGCGACCTTCGAGGTGTTCATACTGCCCTGCACGACGGCCGCGATGTGGTGCGCCGACCGGTGCCGCTGGGGCGCCGCGGGGGTCGCCGTGGCCTGCTCCTTCCTGACCAAGCAGACCGGCGGGGTGGTGCTCGTGCCGGTGCTGTGGATGCTGTGGCGGCAGGAGACGGCACCCCGAAGAGGCCTGCTGTGGCTCGGAGTTGGTGCGGTCGCCCCGGTCCTCGGCGCGGCGCTGCTCACCACCCCGGCGGGATTCCTGTTCTGGACGGCCACCGGTTCGGGTGCCTACATCTCCTTCAGGGGCTCCGAACTCCACGTCCTGTCACGAGGGTTGACCAACACGGGGATCCTCGCGGCGGCCTGCGCGGGCCTGATCCCGCCGATCCTGCGAGCGCTGCGCGTGGCCCGTACCGGCGCGGCCGAACTCTGGCTGTGGCTCGGCTCGTCGGCGGTGGCGGTCCTGGTCGGCTTCCACTTCTTCGGCCACTACTACCTGCAACTCATTCCGGCCGTGGCCCTGTTGGCGACAGCCGCGCTCCAGATCCTGCCCCGCGACCGCCTGGTGACCGCCGTCTGCGCCTCGGTCGGCTGCTGCGCGCTGTTCCTGGCCTGGGGCCTGCTCGCGCCACGCCCCGAACTCGGGCATGCCCAGCGCCTCGCCGCCGCCCTGGACCACCGTACGGATCCCGGGGACCGCGTCCTCGTGTGGGGCATACACCCGGAGACGTACTGGCTGGCGAACCGGACCCCCGCCAGCCGCTATCTGACCGCCGGGCTCCTGACCAACTACAGCGGGGGCCGCGACGGTCCCCAGGTCGGCGAGAAGTACGCCGTCGAGGGCGCCTGGCCGGTGTTCCGCGCGGAACTGACGGCCCACCCGCCGGCCCTCGTCGTCGACGACTCCCGGGGCAAGCCGTACGCCCCCGACCGGGTCAGCTCACTGCGCCGGCTGCTGGCCGCGGGGTACGAGGAGGCGGGCACGGTGGACGGGGCGGTGCTGTACGCCCGCGCGGGGCGGCCGGACTGA
- a CDS encoding NTP pyrophosphohydrolase: protein MTDQPLLVIIDAANVVGSVPDGWWRDRRGAAERLRDRLAQDGLPGHEGPVELVLVVEGAAKGVESVPGVRVVEAPGSGDDRIVEVVTEAGDRPVLVITADRELRRRVTESGAEVAGPRTVRGPS from the coding sequence ATGACCGACCAGCCTCTGCTCGTGATCATCGACGCCGCCAACGTCGTCGGCTCCGTCCCCGACGGCTGGTGGCGCGACCGCCGGGGTGCCGCGGAGCGGCTGCGGGACCGGCTCGCCCAAGACGGACTGCCCGGGCACGAGGGTCCGGTCGAGCTGGTCCTCGTGGTGGAGGGCGCGGCCAAGGGTGTGGAGTCCGTCCCCGGTGTACGGGTCGTGGAGGCACCCGGCAGCGGCGACGACCGCATCGTGGAGGTGGTGACCGAGGCCGGTGACCGCCCCGTCCTGGTCATCACGGCGGACCGTGAACTGCGGCGCAGGGTGACCGAGTCGGGCGCGGAGGTGGCGGGACCCCGGACGGTACGGGGGCCGTCCTGA
- a CDS encoding 3-hydroxyacyl-CoA dehydrogenase NAD-binding domain-containing protein, translating to MSTTELLKGAAELFPDEVVTSAHVRHLDLPFGAGRFALITLDNGFDHTKPTTFGPASLANLNTAIDQVEAEAAAGEIVGVGVTGKPFIFAVGADLKGVELLKNHDDALAIGKGGHEVFKRLAGIAVPTFAYYNGAAMGGGVEVGLHCQYRTVSKAIAAFSLPEVFLGLVPGWGGCTLLPNLIGADKAVSVIIENSLNQNKQLKGKQVFDLGIADALFEGADFLEQSLIWTASVLKGDIAVERPEIDRGEAWDQAVAKGRFIADGKVHGAAPAAYRALDIIEAAKDGDLQKGYDAEDIALADLIMGGELRSGIYAFNLVQKRGKRPAGAPDKNLARPVTKVGVVGAGLMASQLALLFLRRLEVPVVLTDIDQERVDKGVGYVHAEIDKLLAKSRINQDKANRLKALVTGVLDKAEGFSDADFIIEAVFEEIGVKQQVFAEVEAVAPAHAILATNTSSLSVTEMASKLKNPERVVGFHFFNPVAILPLLEIVRGEQTDDASLATAFAVAKKLKKTAVLVKDAPAFVVNRILTRFMGEIQNVIDEGTPVEVAEKAVEPLGLPMSPLVLLELVGPAIGLHVSETLNRAFPDRFTVSPNLAAVVKAGKRGFYVYDSGKPELDPEVAALLKQGDVVLTEEQVRARVLDAVAQEIGLMLDEGVVAEAQDIDLCLITGAGWPFHLGGITPYLDREGVSERVTGKRFLEVGVASVPA from the coding sequence GTGAGCACCACTGAACTCCTGAAGGGTGCGGCCGAGCTGTTCCCCGACGAGGTCGTGACGTCCGCGCACGTACGCCACCTCGACCTGCCGTTCGGTGCCGGGCGGTTCGCGCTCATCACCCTTGACAACGGCTTCGACCACACCAAGCCGACCACCTTCGGCCCGGCGTCGCTGGCGAACCTCAACACCGCCATCGACCAGGTGGAGGCGGAGGCCGCGGCCGGCGAGATCGTCGGTGTCGGTGTCACCGGCAAGCCGTTCATCTTCGCGGTCGGCGCGGACCTGAAGGGCGTCGAGCTCCTCAAGAACCACGACGACGCGCTCGCCATCGGCAAGGGCGGCCACGAGGTCTTCAAGCGCCTCGCGGGCATCGCGGTCCCGACCTTCGCGTACTACAACGGCGCGGCGATGGGCGGCGGTGTCGAGGTCGGTCTGCACTGCCAGTACCGCACGGTGTCGAAGGCCATCGCGGCCTTCTCCCTCCCCGAGGTCTTCCTCGGTCTGGTCCCGGGCTGGGGCGGCTGCACGCTGCTCCCGAACCTGATCGGCGCCGACAAGGCCGTCTCGGTCATCATCGAGAACTCGCTCAACCAGAACAAGCAGCTCAAGGGCAAGCAGGTCTTCGACCTCGGCATCGCCGACGCCCTCTTCGAAGGCGCCGACTTCCTGGAGCAGTCGCTGATCTGGACCGCGTCCGTCCTCAAGGGCGACATCGCGGTCGAGCGTCCCGAGATCGACCGCGGCGAGGCCTGGGACCAGGCCGTCGCCAAGGGCCGGTTCATCGCCGACGGCAAGGTGCACGGGGCGGCTCCGGCCGCGTACCGCGCCCTCGACATCATCGAGGCGGCCAAGGACGGCGACCTGCAGAAGGGTTACGACGCCGAGGACATCGCCCTCGCCGACCTGATCATGGGCGGCGAACTGCGTTCCGGCATCTACGCCTTCAACCTGGTCCAGAAGCGCGGCAAGCGCCCCGCGGGCGCGCCGGACAAGAACCTGGCCCGTCCGGTCACCAAGGTGGGCGTCGTGGGCGCGGGCCTGATGGCCTCGCAGCTCGCCCTGCTCTTCCTGCGCCGCCTCGAAGTACCGGTCGTCCTCACGGACATCGACCAGGAGCGCGTCGACAAGGGTGTGGGCTACGTCCACGCCGAGATCGACAAGCTGCTGGCGAAGTCCCGCATCAACCAGGACAAGGCCAACCGCCTCAAGGCGCTGGTGACCGGTGTCCTGGACAAGGCCGAGGGCTTCTCCGACGCCGACTTCATCATCGAGGCCGTCTTCGAGGAGATCGGCGTCAAGCAGCAGGTGTTCGCGGAGGTCGAGGCGGTCGCCCCGGCGCACGCGATCCTCGCCACCAACACCTCCTCCCTCTCGGTGACGGAGATGGCGTCGAAGCTGAAGAACCCCGAGCGGGTCGTGGGCTTCCACTTCTTCAACCCGGTCGCGATCCTGCCGCTCCTCGAGATCGTGCGCGGCGAGCAGACGGACGACGCCTCGCTGGCCACGGCGTTCGCCGTCGCCAAGAAGCTGAAGAAGACCGCGGTGCTGGTGAAGGACGCTCCGGCGTTCGTCGTCAACCGCATCCTCACCCGCTTCATGGGCGAGATCCAGAACGTCATCGACGAGGGCACGCCGGTCGAGGTCGCGGAGAAGGCGGTCGAGCCCCTGGGCCTGCCGATGTCTCCCCTCGTCCTGCTGGAGCTGGTCGGCCCCGCGATCGGTCTGCACGTCTCGGAGACCCTCAACCGGGCCTTCCCTGACCGCTTCACGGTCTCCCCGAACCTCGCGGCCGTCGTCAAGGCGGGCAAGCGCGGCTTCTACGTGTACGACTCCGGGAAGCCTGAGCTGGACCCCGAGGTCGCGGCGCTCCTGAAGCAGGGTGACGTGGTCCTCACGGAGGAGCAGGTGCGTGCCCGTGTCCTGGACGCGGTCGCCCAGGAGATCGGTCTGATGCTCGACGAGGGTGTCGTCGCCGAGGCCCAGGACATCGACCTCTGCCTGATCACCGGTGCCGGCTGGCCCTTCCACCTGGGCGGGATCACTCCGTACCTGGACCGTGAGGGCGTCTCCGAGCGAGTGACCGGCAAGCGGTTCCTCGAGGTCGGGGTGGCTTCCGTCCCCGCGTAG
- a CDS encoding thiolase family protein encodes MPRTVRDVVFVDGVRTPFGKAGPKGIYHETRADDLVVKAIRELLRRNPGLDPKKIDEVAIAATTQIGDQGLTLGRTAGILAGLPQSVPGYSIDRMCAGALTAVTTTAGSIAFGAYDAVIAGGVEHMGRHPMGEGVDPNPRFVSEKLVDESALFMGMTAENLHDRYPTITKQRADEYAVRSQEKAAKAYANGKIQQDLVPISVRNTNADAGETGWGLVTADEPMRPGTTLENLAGLKTPFRVHGRVTAGNAAGLNDGATASILASEDFARENGLPVKMRLVSYAFAGVEPEVMGYGPIPATEKALAQAGLSIEDINLFEINEAFAVQVLAFLEHYGIADDDARVNQYGGAIAYGHPLASSGVRLMTQLARQFEEQPEVRYGLTTMCVGFGMGATVIWENPHHKDAGGNK; translated from the coding sequence GTGCCTCGTACCGTCAGGGACGTCGTCTTCGTCGACGGCGTCCGCACCCCGTTCGGCAAGGCGGGCCCGAAGGGCATCTACCACGAGACCCGCGCCGACGACCTCGTCGTGAAGGCCATCCGGGAGCTGCTGCGCCGCAACCCCGGCCTCGACCCGAAGAAGATCGACGAGGTCGCCATCGCCGCGACCACGCAGATCGGTGACCAGGGTCTGACCCTGGGGCGGACCGCGGGCATCCTCGCCGGACTGCCGCAGTCGGTTCCCGGCTACTCCATCGACCGCATGTGCGCGGGCGCGCTGACCGCCGTCACCACCACCGCGGGCTCCATCGCCTTCGGCGCGTACGACGCCGTCATCGCCGGTGGTGTCGAGCACATGGGCCGCCACCCGATGGGCGAGGGCGTGGACCCGAACCCGCGGTTCGTCAGCGAGAAGCTGGTCGACGAGTCCGCCCTGTTCATGGGCATGACCGCCGAGAACCTGCACGACCGCTACCCCACGATCACCAAGCAGCGCGCCGACGAGTACGCCGTGCGCTCGCAGGAGAAGGCCGCCAAGGCGTACGCCAACGGCAAGATCCAGCAGGACCTGGTGCCGATCTCGGTGCGCAACACCAACGCGGACGCCGGTGAGACGGGCTGGGGCCTGGTCACCGCCGACGAGCCGATGCGCCCGGGCACCACGCTGGAGAACCTGGCCGGCCTGAAGACCCCGTTCCGCGTCCACGGCCGGGTCACCGCCGGCAACGCCGCCGGTCTGAACGACGGTGCGACCGCGTCGATCCTCGCCTCCGAGGACTTCGCCCGCGAGAACGGCCTGCCGGTCAAGATGCGCCTGGTCTCGTACGCCTTCGCGGGCGTCGAGCCGGAGGTCATGGGCTACGGCCCGATCCCGGCCACCGAGAAGGCCCTCGCCCAGGCCGGCCTGTCGATCGAGGACATCAACCTCTTCGAGATCAACGAGGCCTTCGCCGTCCAGGTGCTCGCCTTCCTGGAGCACTACGGCATCGCCGACGACGACGCGCGCGTCAACCAGTACGGCGGCGCGATCGCCTACGGCCACCCCCTCGCCTCCTCCGGCGTCCGTCTGATGACGCAGCTGGCCCGCCAGTTCGAGGAGCAGCCGGAGGTCCGTTACGGCCTCACCACCATGTGCGTCGGCTTCGGCATGGGCGCCACGGTGATCTGGGAGAACCCGCACCACAAGGACGCCGGAGGCAACAAGTGA